A segment of the Sander lucioperca isolate FBNREF2018 chromosome 7, SLUC_FBN_1.2, whole genome shotgun sequence genome:
CATGTGTGCTGTGTTTCACTGTAAAGACTTATTTAAGGTTTTATCAGTAATTTAAATGTGTACCTTTGTCTTTAGTTTCTATTGTATATTCAGTGTATAATGTCATGTAATCTGTATATGGGTAATCAAGTATAAATCTCTATTGTAATTTCTATTTAAATGCATTGTCATTAGTACTAAAGATATTAGAGAGTAATGCTGTAAGGGTTGTAGTGTAGCCTATAGTTGTGTAATATTAAAAGAGCATTAGGGATGAAAGGATGGTTAAATACAGTAATTAAATTTCACAACATTGGACTGTTTATGTGACACGTTTTTGTTTACCATTTTTCGTGTAACAAAATGGTATCAAACCAAAACTTGCTGCAATTGCCAAAACATAAATGAGCATGTGAATAACCATAATCTAAGTAGGTGTAGTAGTAGTACAGATTATTGAGACATACATGAGGATGTGAATAACCATAATCTAAGTAGGTGCCTAACCAAAACACAATGTAGTACAGATTATTGGCTAGAAAAACCTGACACAGATTGATCTTCATAGGTATTAACTCGTGGAAAATGGATTTGTCCTTTTTTTAGttctttgttatttattaatatgtcaGAAGTGCCAAATGTAGCTTTTACATATTGGGCCATCTCATTTTACTTCCCAAAGAGTTTACTACACAAACTAAATGTTTCTTGACAATGAGTTCTACCTGTACCTTTGACAATTAAATGTGaagagttaaaaaataaaacacaggatGGAAACTTTGGTCAGAACAATGAAGAGTGTTTACATTACCACCAGAGAAACAGGTAATTCATTAGAAATGTAAACTATAACCCTATTTGGTCAAGATCATAACATAACAACATTGACTGTGAATCAAATGAACCAAAAATGGAATTGGAGTGAGGGATTTGATgagtaaacaacagaaaaaagtcattagaGATGAATGAAGATTAGCTAATGTGATTGAGTCATCACTATGCAAAAAAAGGAACAGAAAACTGAAGAACCAATATTACTACAACTTCCCACTAAGTCATCAGTTTGCTGTACTGTTCACACTACACAACTTTTAGTTGTAATTATGAGTCTTGAAGTTTAGACTACATGACTGAGTGGTGACAGGACTCACTAACTACCAGATGGTTCACCAGTAGGAATCCCAGATGAGTCTGCTGCTCTCCAAACTATGTTTTCTcaccaaaacatgcaagaagTGATTGAGGAAATGACTTAATGCCATGCCCAATACAGAATGTATTTTTCATTCAACCTATATTTATCCTCGAGAGATCATTGACCCAGAGTCATTGAGtcagaacaacaacacagaaagcacaatcataagaaatatagaaagacaataaaacattcagaATTGGAAAATGatatgataaatacatttggaTAATTgggatgcaaaagaaaaaacaattatgtaaagcagttacaagtagaagtttgcaggtttaaaaccagatttctaaattCTTTATCTATTCAactgtggtggaatttccagcttaTGAACCCGTGCTGTGTTGAGACAGTGGTAGCCAggtctcattcaggtcagtgaCCAACATAACCTCTAACCTTTCCAGGCAGAGGAGTACTTCCACTCTGTGTCTCCATAGATGACAGGAGACGTAACAGCTGGATGATAACACAGTGCTGCCTCATCCAGCCAAGGTCATGGAGGAAGTAAACACATAACACATACTGTCCGTGCTGAGATTGCAGTGTGGTTGTGCTCCGTGGGCGAGACTCCAGGGACCGAGCTGGGGAAGTGGACAGCAGTGGCGTGGGGAAAGAGCACCGCTGGCCAGAGTAGGGGTACAACTACCCTGAATAGgaagaaatgacaaaaaactgtTCCATTGCACGATTCAACAAAACTGAGGCAACCATGGACCAACGTGTTGTACAGTTTCAGAAAGAAGAGTCCCTGTTGTACCCTTGCCTTCAAGAGCTAACATATCAAAACTAACAGCCAAATAATAAATAGTCCTTATTTAAACATCAGTGCAGTTTTTACATTCCCTTCCTGTAGCACAAAATACTTTAAAAGGAAAAAGACATCAGTGGGAGATACACTGGTTGAGATATCTGTGTTATAAAGAGGAATAATGGCACACAAAACAAGGGAAAAATTCACCCCTTTGGTGTACATATGTATACTGAAACATGAATAGGCATAGTTGTACAACACCTGAGAAAGAAGACCCCATTGACCTTACACCGAGATGCTTCTGGTACTGTTGCATCCAAAGTTCCTGTTCAGACCAAAAGACACCTTTACTACTCTCTGACTCTTCCTGAAGGTGGTCAGATGGCACCTCCCCTCCTAGTCTGTCAAATGCTGACAAATGAACTTCAGTGTTGTTACCTCTCCTGGAGAGTCCTTTcttaagattatttttaatgTTCAGGCTCCAACTTTGAGATGTATTCAGGAGCTACTTTTTTGCAGCTTCATagaatctctctctccctcttcttcctcGTTTTTCAGTAAATGTTTCTTCTTATCCTGGAAAATGTCAGACTACAAACTAAGACTTATCAAGTTGACACAGAGTTAAAGAAGGTAAAATCAGCTTATGAGACTTTGGAAACATTGTGTAATTATGATAGAAAAGAGAATATTCAAGTTAAACATTTAaagattaaaatgtgaaaaaagtgtGTGATGTTAACCAGGACAAATCTAGTTATTGTATTCTCTTGTATAGAAACATATGGGCTTGTATCTAAACAAACACATGAAGGCACTTTGAATATAATGGAAGTATCTGCTGACGTACTTGTTGACAAGATAATGAAATGTGACAAGATACAAAAATAACATCTTGATGGATAAAAAGAAATCATCAGACacgtaataataacaaaaaatgttCATAGGTCAAtgtgaaaatagaaaataaatttCCTCCACAACCATCCTTTTAACTGTACCTTGAGATGTGTTAAAGAGGCTGCCTTCACAACATAATGACAAAGAAAACAGCTCATAACTAAACCAATGAGACAGGACTAGACCCCCCTGTGATGTGGCCAGACGCACACATCCCCCCTCCCACCCATAAACATTTATACATTCATTCTGAaagcaataaataaataaaaatttagCATGTATAACATATTATTAGCCAAAGCAGTGAACCTTGTTGGACATTTGTTTCTATGTGTTAACAGGTCACTTTACTGCAGCACAAATAACCAGGCTTCAGATTATCCCACACTGAGCTGCAAATGATTTTCAATGGCAATGATGTGTCCACATGAGCATATCAGGTTACTTTTTAGATTTAAATTGTATCACCAATATATTTATCGTCCTTAATTTTctgtctggtgggtttggttaCAGAGTTATGGACGGTCTTTCATTTCACAGATCCAGTTGAGTCGAGTGGAACAGCTTAGATCATTCCAGCTGTTTTCTAACTCAAATTTCTTCATTTCCACACAGTTTTCATTTTCCCCACCGTTAGGCTCCCCGGAATCCCAGGAGCTGAAAAAAAGATCTTTTATCAGAGAACACAACCCAAGAAGCACAAGATAGTGATTTAGTTTGAATGGACCGAATGGAAAAAATGTGTGAACCTTTTGGTCAGTGGAGTCCCATCCACCCATTTCCACGTCCCCTCTGTCTCTGAGTCAGTCAGGCCAATCCACATGATCTTCTGAGATTTTCTTGTGAaattcttgtttaaaaaagAGAGTCACAAACTTTAAACAATATAACAGAACCTTTACAACATTCACACCTACTGAACTAATTTCAATGTATCAGCCACcgcattgacctacattacattcattcaacatttgtattctttattctaaacaatgtctgacacacacacacacacacacacacacaaacacacacacacacacacacacacacacacacacgtacctgTTCTTCTTTGCTGTTGATAATCACCAGGTCTGCACCCTTTTGAAGACAGTCATCTCTACTCTGTTTCCAGGTTTTCTTGGTAGAAGAAATGTAGTAGAAACTACCGCTGAAATACTCCCATCCTTTTTGAGCTTAGTGAAAACAGAAAGAAcccaaatgaaaaacaaaattaacaaaTCTTTTTCGTTGGACTTTCATTGA
Coding sequences within it:
- the LOC118495428 gene encoding C-type lectin domain family 17, member A-like, yielding MITSPLIMTVSERDEFKRTNLDVEAGLKNLTDERDDLKRKLNNLAQKGWEYFSGSFYYISSTKKTWKQSRDDCLQKGADLVIINSKEEQNFTRKSQKIMWIGLTDSETEGTWKWVDGTPLTKSSWDSGEPNGGENENCVEMKKFELENSWNDLSCSTRLNWICEMKDRP